A window of Euwallacea fornicatus isolate EFF26 chromosome 25, ASM4011564v1, whole genome shotgun sequence contains these coding sequences:
- the Clc gene encoding clathrin light chain isoform X2 has translation MSGFGDNFDQPEVDPAAEFLAREQNELAGLEDEVKPAAVAVSSTLTNSDDPTNSAGSFEMVENFDQEGIDKKDLFEQENDLDLKKESYTDFFGVQPHHNKYGSTGISPPMSLSRPREEPEKIRKWREEQVKRLEEKDREEEKKKDELREIAKKELEDWYRNHEDTIAKTKAANRNAEKQFVAEDDEIQPGTEWERIAKLCDFNPKAKPGSKDVSRMRSIILQMKQNPVTIKNKA, from the exons ATGTCTGGATTTGGAGACAATTTTGACCAACCGGAGGTGGACCCAGCAGCAGAGTTCCTCGCAAGAGAACAAAATGAATTAGCTGGGCTCGAGGATGAAGTAAAACCTGCAGCGGTCGCCGTCTCTTCTACCTTAACAAATAGTG ATGATCCCACTAATTCTGCAGGGAGTTTTGAAATGGTTGAGAATTTTGATCAGGAGGGAATAGacaaaaaagatttatttgaGCAGGAAAATGATCTTGACCTAAAGAAAGAATCTTATACTG atttttttggtgTTCAACCTCACCACAATAAGTATG GTTCAACTGGTATTTCTCCTCCAATGTCGTTGAGTCGGCCCAGAGAAGAACctgaaaaaattcgaaaatggagAGAGGAACAAGTAAAGAGACTAGAAGAAAAAG ACCGAgaagaagagaagaaaaaagatgAACTGAGAGAAATTGCCAAGAAGGAATTGGAAGATTGGTACCGAAATCATGAAGACACAATTGCCAAAACAAAAGCTGCCAACAg GAATGctgaaaaacaatttgttgCGGAGGACGATGAAATTCAGCCGGGCACAGAGTGGGAGCGAATTGCTAAACTTTGTGATTTCAATCCCAAAGCCAAACCTGGCAGCAAGGACGTTTCACGCATGCGTTCCATCATCCTTCAGATGAAACAAAATCCAGTAACTATTAAGAACAAGGCTTAG
- the Clc gene encoding clathrin light chain isoform X3, whose amino-acid sequence MSGFGDNFDQPEVDPAAEFLAREQNELAGLEDEVKPAAVAVSSTLTNSDDPTNSAGSFEMVENFDQEGIDKKDLFEQENDLDLKKESYTGSTGISPPMSLSRPREEPEKIRKWREEQVKRLEEKDREEEKKKDELREIAKKELEDWYRNHEDTIAKTKAANRDAAKNAEKQFVAEDDEIQPGTEWERIAKLCDFNPKAKPGSKDVSRMRSIILQMKQNPVTIKNKA is encoded by the exons ATGTCTGGATTTGGAGACAATTTTGACCAACCGGAGGTGGACCCAGCAGCAGAGTTCCTCGCAAGAGAACAAAATGAATTAGCTGGGCTCGAGGATGAAGTAAAACCTGCAGCGGTCGCCGTCTCTTCTACCTTAACAAATAGTG ATGATCCCACTAATTCTGCAGGGAGTTTTGAAATGGTTGAGAATTTTGATCAGGAGGGAATAGacaaaaaagatttatttgaGCAGGAAAATGATCTTGACCTAAAGAAAGAATCTTATACTG GTTCAACTGGTATTTCTCCTCCAATGTCGTTGAGTCGGCCCAGAGAAGAACctgaaaaaattcgaaaatggagAGAGGAACAAGTAAAGAGACTAGAAGAAAAAG ACCGAgaagaagagaagaaaaaagatgAACTGAGAGAAATTGCCAAGAAGGAATTGGAAGATTGGTACCGAAATCATGAAGACACAATTGCCAAAACAAAAGCTGCCAACAg GGATGCCGCAAA GAATGctgaaaaacaatttgttgCGGAGGACGATGAAATTCAGCCGGGCACAGAGTGGGAGCGAATTGCTAAACTTTGTGATTTCAATCCCAAAGCCAAACCTGGCAGCAAGGACGTTTCACGCATGCGTTCCATCATCCTTCAGATGAAACAAAATCCAGTAACTATTAAGAACAAGGCTTAG
- the cN-IIIB gene encoding 7-methylguanosine phosphate-specific 5'-nucleotidase produces the protein MSDITGEIDVLSRNNVHIKDRVNLSKILQNMHLGGLEMLQVVSDFDKTITKQHENGVPHLSSFGIFSSIPSTAQNETYQKTVKSLRQKYYPIEMDPHISVEDKLKHMEMWWDLSEKAIKGLKVTQEEIDQACLGCKSSLRDGCEQFFKCLFESNIPVLVFSAGCGDVVLAILKQSGVCWPNVKVISNFLKFTEEGTILGFKDKVIHVFNKNEYALKDSDFYNEVANRGNAIVLGDSLGDAEMTQGMAHCVNVLKIGFLYDHVEHNLPQYMDTFDIVLVDDQTMDVPRAVFEYIKKSSS, from the exons atGTCCGACATTACTGGGGAAATTGACGTATTATCAAGAAATAATGTTCACATTAAAGACCGGGTGAATCTGAGTAAAATATTGCAGAACATGCACCTTGGAGGTCTTGAAATGTTGCAAGTTGTCTCTGATTTTGATAAAACCATCACTAAACAACACGAGAATGGTGTCCCACATCTGAGTAGTTTTG gcATATTCAGCAGCATACCCTCAACTGCACAGAATGAAACCTACCAAAAAACGGTTAAGAGTTTAAGACAAAAgtattatccaattgaaatgGATCCCCACATTTCAGTTGAGGACAAACTTAAACATATGGAAATGTGGTGGGACTTATCTGAGAAAGctattaa gGGTCTGAAAGTTACTCAAGAAGAGATAGATCAAGCATGTTTAGGGTGCAAATCATCTTTAAG AGATGGCtgtgaacaatttttcaaatgtctGTTTGAATCAAATATACCAGTTCTTGTATTTTCTGCTGGCTGTGGAGACGTTGTTTTAGCTATCTTGAAGCAATCTGGTGTCTGTTGGCCTAATGTCAAA gtaatatcaaatttcttaaaattcacTGAAGAGGGTACTATATTGGGCTTCAAGGATAAAGTTATTCatgtctttaataaaaatgaatatgcCTTGAAGGATTCAGACTTTTACAATGAAGTAGCAAACAGAGGTAATGCAATTGTTTTGGGAGATTCTTTGGGGGATGCTGAAATGACCCAAGGGATGGCACATTGTGTGAATGTACTTAAAATAGGATTCCTCTATGATCAT gtaGAACATAACTTGCCCCAGTATATGGATACATTTGACATTGTCCTTGTTGATGATCAAACAATGGATGTTCCAAGAGCAGTatttgaatatattaaaaaatctagcTCCTAA
- the Clc gene encoding clathrin light chain isoform X1, with product MSGFGDNFDQPEVDPAAEFLAREQNELAGLEDEVKPAAVAVSSTLTNSDDPTNSAGSFEMVENFDQEGIDKKDLFEQENDLDLKKESYTDFFGVQPHHNKYGSTGISPPMSLSRPREEPEKIRKWREEQVKRLEEKDREEEKKKDELREIAKKELEDWYRNHEDTIAKTKAANRDAAKNAEKQFVAEDDEIQPGTEWERIAKLCDFNPKAKPGSKDVSRMRSIILQMKQNPVTIKNKA from the exons ATGTCTGGATTTGGAGACAATTTTGACCAACCGGAGGTGGACCCAGCAGCAGAGTTCCTCGCAAGAGAACAAAATGAATTAGCTGGGCTCGAGGATGAAGTAAAACCTGCAGCGGTCGCCGTCTCTTCTACCTTAACAAATAGTG ATGATCCCACTAATTCTGCAGGGAGTTTTGAAATGGTTGAGAATTTTGATCAGGAGGGAATAGacaaaaaagatttatttgaGCAGGAAAATGATCTTGACCTAAAGAAAGAATCTTATACTG atttttttggtgTTCAACCTCACCACAATAAGTATG GTTCAACTGGTATTTCTCCTCCAATGTCGTTGAGTCGGCCCAGAGAAGAACctgaaaaaattcgaaaatggagAGAGGAACAAGTAAAGAGACTAGAAGAAAAAG ACCGAgaagaagagaagaaaaaagatgAACTGAGAGAAATTGCCAAGAAGGAATTGGAAGATTGGTACCGAAATCATGAAGACACAATTGCCAAAACAAAAGCTGCCAACAg GGATGCCGCAAA GAATGctgaaaaacaatttgttgCGGAGGACGATGAAATTCAGCCGGGCACAGAGTGGGAGCGAATTGCTAAACTTTGTGATTTCAATCCCAAAGCCAAACCTGGCAGCAAGGACGTTTCACGCATGCGTTCCATCATCCTTCAGATGAAACAAAATCCAGTAACTATTAAGAACAAGGCTTAG
- the mRpS10 gene encoding small ribosomal subunit protein uS10m, producing MNLTKQIFPRMLISRNLCSLHKVNVSETSSTPPQEPDKLIKTLQLELRSNEPAILKSFCKFAVTTGNHLGLDSKSWSLNKPVHERYTVLKSVHIYKKHRVQYEKRTYFSFVQYNKLTGSTADTLLEYVERNLPEGVALKATKVEVQELPEHLRLENQN from the exons ATG AATTTAACCAAACAGATCTTTCCAAGAATGTTAATAAGCAGAAATCTTTGCAGCTTACATAAAGTAAATGTCAGTGAAACATCTTCAACACCCCCTCAAGAACcagacaaattaattaaaaccttGCAATTGGAATTAAGAAGTAATGAACCAGcaatattgaaaagtttttgtaAGTTTGCAGTAACTACTGGAAATCATTTAGGTCTAGATTCTAAGTC ATGGAGCTTAAACAAACCAGTCCATGAAAGATACACAGTATTAAAGTCAGTGCATATCTACAAGAAACATAGAGTTCAATATGAAAAAAGAACTTATTTCTCTTTTGttcaatataataaattaacaggATCCACTGCAGACACTTTACTGGAATATGTGGAGAGAAATTTGCCTGAAGGTGTAGCTTTGAAAGCTACAAAG gtAGAGGTCCAAGAACTTCCAGAGCATCTAAGATtagaaaaccaaaattaa
- the LOC136346914 gene encoding TNF receptor-associated factor 6-like produces the protein MAAAEPESHDRSASSSKGARVNEFGNPEIAQESSIDEFAAPEEARFECPICLAWLRDPVLTSCGHRFCRNCIYDWLQKGNAACPVDNMKLDKNKDIFPDNFTRREISQQRTKCPNIVRGCLIELSPLDVEEHLLVCEFRPPELPDYEKLRCTFVNVGCYEKFEDDPELQRHLEQNIQQHLALVSQAYSKARINQSNESASSALAQANFWDPPSKQESSSQLNQDENMQNLLRALYEKIVYLEQKTREQDIIIANMSQQVSNYSTTISNFQQRYCNGSFIWHFNDFKTKIMAMRENMRLMHYSPGFYTSPYGYKLCIRINLSPKDSNYLAILLHVMKSEHDHALDWPFCGRLTVTIVHPTQSYKNIKETMMSRPELQAFNRPIHDLNLKGFGYTEFASVEELLDQEFVGNNQLIVKVNAQPV, from the exons ATGGCAGCCGCTGAACCTGAAAGTCATGATAGGAGCGCTTCCTCCTCAAAAGGAGCTCGTGTAAATGAATTTGGGAACCCTGAGATAGCTCAAGAAAGCTCTATAGATGAGTTTGCTGCCCCTGAGGAGGCCAGGTTTGAATGCCCCATTTGCTTGGCATGGTTGCGAGACCCTGTGCTGACATCCTGTGGACATCGTTTTTGCAGGAACTGCATCTATGACTGGTTACA GAAAGGGAATGCTGCTTGTCCTGTGGATAACATGAAACTTGATAAAAATAAGGATATATTCCCTGATAATTTCACTAGAAGAGAAATATCACAGCAAAGAACAAAGTGCCCCAACATTGTAAGGGGTTGTCTAATTGAATTATCACCATTAGATGTAGAAGAACATCTTTTAGTTTGTGAGTTTAG ACCCCCAGAATTACCAGATTATGAGAAATTGAGATGTACTTTTGTCAATGTTGGTTGCTACGAGAAGTTTGAAGATGATCCAGAGTTACAGAGACATCTTGAACAGAACATTCAACAACATTTGGCT CTGGTGTCGCAAGCATACTCAAAAGCTAGAATAAATCAAAGCAATGAAAGTGCCAGCTCAGCTTTAGCTCAGGCCAACTTTTGGGACCCACCGTCGAAGCAGGAGTCTTCTAGCCAATTAAACCAAGATGAAAACATGCAAAATCTGCTAAG AGCCCTGTATGAAAAGATAGTGTATCTGGAACAAAAAACCCGGGAACAAGACATCATCATAGCCAACATGTCTCAGCAAGTTTCAAATTACTCAACTACAATATCAAATTTCCAGCAAAGGTATTGTAACGGATCTTTTATATGGCATTTCAACgattttaaaaccaaaattatgGCAATGAGGGAAAATATGCGACTTATGCACTATAGTCCGGGATTCTACACCAGTCCTTATGGATACAA GTTATGCATTAGAATAAATCTTTCCCCGAAGGACTCGAATTATCTAGCAATCTTGTTACATGTAATGAAGTCGGAACATGATCACGCCTTGGACTGGCCGTTTTGTGGTCGTTTGACTGTTACAATAGTGCATCCAAC gcaatcttacaaaaatattaaagaaactatGATGTCACGTCCAGAATTACAGGCTTTTAACCGTCCAATACATGATCTAAATCTGAAAGGATTCGGATATACCGAGTTTGCTTCTGTTGAGGAATTGCTTGATCAAGAATTTGTTGGAAATAATCAGCTTATTGTCAAAGTTAATGCCCAGCCAGTGTAA